The sequence CACGGACCAGCGCGGCCTCCAGGGCGGCGGCGGTCTCCGGGTCGGCGAGGACGTAGTCGGGGGCGACACAGGTCTGCCCCGCGTTGAGGAACTTGCCGCGGGCCAGCCGGTCGGCGACCACGTCGAGGTCGGTGCCCCGGTCGACGAACACCGGTGACTTGCCGCCCAGTTCGAGGGCGACCGGGGTGAGGTGCTCGGCGGCGGCGCGCATCACGATGCGGCCGACGGCTCCGTTGCCGGTGTAGAAGATGTGGTCGAAGCGCTCGGCGAGCAGGGCCGTGGTCTCCGGGACACCGCCCTCGACGACGGCGACCGCGTCGGTGTCCAGATAGGCGGGGATCAGCCCGGCCAGGGCGGCCGAGGTGGCCGGGGCCAGTTCGCTCGGCTTGGCCACGACCGCGTTGCCCGAGGCGAGCGCGCCGACCATGGGAGCGAGCAGGAGCTGGGCCGGGTAGTTCCAGGGCGCGATGACGAGGACGACGCCGAGGGGGTCGTACTGCGTCCAGGCCGCGGCGTCGGCACCGAGGTGCGCCGGCACGGGCGCGGACTCCGGGCGCAGCCACTCGTCCAGGTGGTCGAGGGTGTGGTCGATCTCGCGGACGGTGAAGTCGATCTCGGTGCGGTAGGCCTCGGCGCTGCTCTTGCCCAGGTCGGCGTGGAGGGCGGTGGCGAGGTCGGCGCCGTTCTCCGTGAGCATCGCGCGCAGGCGCCGGAGCTGTCCGGTGCGCCACTCGACGGGCTTGGTGCGGCCGGTGCGGAAGGTGGCGCGCAGCCGGGCGACGACGTCGGCGGGCTGCTCGGGGGTGGGGTGGTTCACGGATGCCTCGCTGGTGGGCACGGACGGGTCGGCCCGAGCCCAGGGTCTCGTAGAGTCAGATGCAAACGCCAACCTTTCAGGTGCCCAAGTAAATTCCGGCAGCCGCTCTCAGTGATCAGGGTCACGTCGTCCGGTGGTCGAGGTCCCGGCGGCGCCGGTCCAGATACGCCCGTTCGGCCGCACTGGCGGCGAGATCGGCGGCCCGCGCGTACTCCCCCGCGGCCTCGGCGGGCCGGTCCAGGCGGCGCAGCAGGTCGGCGCGGACGGCGTGCAGGACGTGGTAGCGGGGCAGGTCGAGGGAGTCGACCAGCTCCAGGGCCTTGGCCGGGCCCTCGGCCTCGGCCACCGCGACCGCCCGGTTCAGCGCGACGACGGGCGTCGGGGCGAGGGCCGTCAGCTGGTCGTACAGGAGCAGGATCTGCCCCCAGTCGGTGGCGGCGGCGGTCGGTGCGTCGCTGTGCACGGCGTTGATCGCGGCCTGGATCTGGTACGGCCCCGGCCGGTCGCGGCGCAGGCAGCGACGGACCAGGTCCTGGCCCTCCTCGATCAGGGAGCGGTCCCACAGGCCGCGGTCCTGCTCGGACAGCGGCACCAGGACACCGTCCGCGTCCTGCCGGGCCGGCCGGCGCGCCTCGATCAGCAGCATCAGCGCCAGCAGGCCGGTGACCTCGGGTTCGTCCGGCATCAGCTCGGCCAGCAGCCGGCCGAGCCGTACGGCTTCCGTGCAGAGGGCGGGGTCGCCGGTGTAGCCCTCGTTGAAGATCAGGTAGAGGACGGCGAGGACGCCGCCGAGCCGGTCCGGCAGATCGGCGTCGCGGGGCACTCGGTACGGGATGCCCGCGTCGCGGATCTTGGCCTTGGCCCGCACCAGACGCTGGGCGAGCGTGGGCTCGGGCACCAGGAAGGCACGGGCGATCTGCGAGGTGCTCAGGCCGCCGAGCAGGCGCAGGGTGAGGGCGACCCGGGACTGCGGGGCGAGCGCCGGGTGGCAGCAGGTGAAGATCAGACGGAGCCGGTCGTCGGGCACGGGGCCCTCCTCGGGCGGTGCGTCGGGCGCGTACAGCCGGGCGGCCTCGGCGTGCCGGGCGTCCCGGGAGGACTCGCGGCGCAACCGGTCCACGGCGCGGTTGCGCGCGGTGGTGATGATCCAGCCGGCGGGGCTCGGCGGCACGCCGGTCTCCGGCCACTTGGCCATGGCGGTGGCGAAGGCGTCCTGCACCGCTTCCTCGGCGAGGCCGATGTCGCCGAGGAAGCGGACGAGGACGGCGACCGCACGCCCGTACTCCGCGCGGAAGACGCCCTCGATACCGGGGGCCTCGGCCATCAGTGCTGGTCCACGAACGGCCGTACCTCGATGGGGAGGGTGGTCGCCAGGGCGGCCTTCCGCCCCCACTCCAGGGCCTCGTCCAGGTCGGCGGCCCGGATCAGGCAGAGTCCGCCCAGGTACTCCTTGCCCTCGGCGAAGGGCCCGTCGGTGATGAGGACGTCGCCGTCCTCGGGGCGGAGCACGGTGGCGGTCTCCGGGCCGTGCAGTCCGCCGGCGAAGACCCAGGCGCCGGCCGCGCGCAGTTCGTCGTTGAAGGCCTCGACGTTGCGCATGATCTCGGCGAGCGCGTCGGGGGCGGGGGGCTGTCCCCCGGTCGGCTGGACCACGCTGAGCAGGTAGTGCTTCATGACGTCCTCCTGGGCTTCGTCCCGGGCGTCTTCCCGGTGTCGGGGGTGTCTGTCACCTCCTACACGAACGGCGGGAGCCCGGATCGACACCCCGCGCCACGGATCCGGAAGAAATGTCCGGCGGAGATCTTCGGAAAGAATCTTCCGCATGACCATCAGCGCACATCCGCTCGTCACCCGCGCCCGCAGGCTCGCCGCCGAACTGCTCCTGCCCGAGGCCGAGCGGGTGGACCAGGAGGGCGTCCCGGTGAGCCACATCGAGGCGGTGAAGCGGTCCGGGCTGCTGGGCGTGGTCGCGCCCGTCGCGTACGGGGGCTCCGGCGCACCGCCGGCCGTGCTGCGGGAGACCGCGGAGATCCTGGCCGGGGCGTGCTGCTCGACGTGGTTCGTGCAGACGCAGCACCACACGCCGGTGCAGACCCTGACGCAGAGCGGACTGCCCGTGCGGGAGCGGCTGCTGGGCCCGCTGTCGCGCGGGGAACTGCTGTCCGGGGTGGCGTACGCGCACCTGCGGTCGTACCCGCGCGTCCCGGTGCGGGTCCGGCGGGCGGGCGACGGGTGGCGGTTCGACGGGACCGTCCCCTGGTACACCGGGTGGGGTCTGAACGACGTGATGCTGCTGGCCGGGACGACTGACGCGGGCGAGGTGCTGTTCGCCTTCACCGAGGCGCGGGAGCAGCCCGGGCTGCGGGCCTCGGCGCCGATGCGTCTCGCGGCCCTCACGGCCGCCCGGACGGTGTCGCTGGAGCTGGACGGACTGCGGGTGCCCGAGGAGGCGGTGGCCCTGCGGGCACCGTACGAGACCTGGGCGCCCAGGGACCGGGCCAGGACGCTGAACGCCACCCCGGCGGTCTTCGGTGTCGCCGAGGCCGCACTCGCCCTGCTGGACGAGGAACCGGCCGCCCCGCTGCTCGCCCGCCTCGCCGACGTCCGCCGCCGGGCCTACGCTCTGGCCGATCACCCGGTACCGCACGAGCGGACCGAGGAGCGGCTGGCCGTGCGGGCCGAGGCGTACGACGTGCTGGGTGCGGCCACCACCGCGGCGGTGGTGGCCGGCGGCGGCCGGGCGATGGCCCTGACCAGCCGCGCCCAACGGCTGGCCCGCGAGGGGCTCTTCCTGCTGGTGCAGGGACAGACGGCCGAGACACGCCGGGCGCATCTGCGGGCGCTGGCCCTGGGGGCGGGCGGCGCGTGAACGGGGCAGCCGTTACGGCGGTCAGCCGCGGCGCAGTACGCGGCGCGCCACCGCGTGTGTGCCGACCGCGGCGGCCGTGGCGAAGGCGAGGCCCTGGACCACGTCGCGGGGGCGGGCGGGGCGCAGGACCCCGGCCCGGCGCAGGCGGCCGCGGGCCCAGAGCGTGAACGGCAGGACGACCAGCGGAGTGGTCACCGAGCCCGGCGTGTACCCACGGAACGCGGCCGCCTGGGCCAGGTGCACCACGCCGTGCAGGCCGAAGGCGTTGAGTGCCGTCTGATAGACGGCGGAGCGCCCGCCGGTGCGCTGCCCGTCGGCGGCGCACGCCGCGAGCACGACGGCCATGGCGGCGACGGCCGTCGTGAACTCGCGTCCGTCCACCGCCTCCAGCTGCCGCCACGCCGTCTCCGGCACCCGGGGAAACTTCTTGCGCAGCTCGGGGACCTGCGTCCGCACCCATCGCGGCACCATGACCACTTCCTCGGCGTCGTGCACGGCCCAGGCGGCCAGCAGCCCGAAGGTGACGGACGCTCCCACATCATGCGGATCTCGTGTCATGAACCCGCATTCTGCCAGGCGAAGTTACCACTCAGTAGGCGAAGGGCACCTCGGCCCGGAGCGTGTCCGGCTTCCCGCCGGGATGCCGCCACAGCCCCTGCGCGGCAAGCCGGGGGAGCACACCCTCGCCGAACCAGTACGCCTCCTCCAGGTGCGGATAACCGGAGAGCACGAACTCGTCGATGCCGAGGGCGTGGTACTCCTTGATCCGCTCGGCGACCTCGTCATGGCTGCCGACCAGGGCCGTGCCCGCGCCGCCGCGCACCAGGCCGATGCCGGCCCAGAGATTGGGGTGGATCTCCAGGCCCTCGCGGCTGCCGCCGTGCAGGGCGAGCATGCGCCGCTGGCCCTCGGACTCGCTGCGGGCCAGGCCCTCCTGGACGGACCGCACGGTCGCCGAGTCGAATCCGTCGAGCAGGCGGCCGGCCTCGGCCCAGGCCTGCTCGGCGGTGTCGCGGGTGATGACGTGCAGACGGATGCCGAAGCGGAGGGTACGGCCGTGCCGCGCGGCCAGGTCCCCGATCCGGGCGGTCTTCCCGGCGACCTGTGCCGGCGGCTCCCCCCAGGTCAGGTACACGTCGGCGTACCGGGCGGCGATCTCCAGAGCGATGGGCGAGGAGCCGCCGAAGTACACCTCGGGCACCGGATCGGGCACCCGGCTCAGCTTCGCGTCCTCGACCCGGAGGCGCTCACCGCGCAGGTCGACGTTCTTTCCCTGCCACAAGTCCCGGACGATGTGCAGGAATTCTCCGGTACGGCGGTAACGGTCGTCCTTGTCGAGGAAGTCGCCGTAGGCCCGCTGCTCGCGGCTCTCGCCGCCGGTGACCACGTTGAGGAGCAGCCGTCCGCCGGTCTGCCGCTGGAAGGTGGACGCCATCTGCGCGGCGAGCGTCGGCGAGACGGAGCCGGGCCGGAAGGCGACCAGGAACTTCAGCCGCTCGGAGTTCTGGCTGACCATGGCGGTGGTCAGCCACGCGTCCTCGCACCAGGCGCCGGTCGGGGTGAGCGCACCGACGAACCCCAGGTCCTCGGCGGCCCGGGCGATCTGGCTCAGATAGGCGACCGTCGGCGGCCGGTCCCGGGAGGAGACGGTGGCCGGGGTGCCGTGGCCGCCGCCGACGACGTGCCGGCTGTCGCCGTTGGTGGGCAGGAACCAGTGGAAGGTGAGGGACACGCGGGGTCTCCGTTCTGGAATGTGTGTCCGCGCAAGCCGTGCTGCGGAGACCGGGCCCGCCGTCCGCCGGACGGCGCTTTCACGTGCGCCGCGGGCATGCGGAGGTCCTGTCGCGGAATTGCTCGCCGATGTTCTCGGTCACGCCGAATTCCACGCGCGCCGAAGGCGAGGGGAATGTCGGGCAATGCCGGAAGAAAGAAGAGAAGCGCCGGGTCTGCGGGGAGAGTTCGTCGATCAGGCCATGGCGCGACAGGAGGCGCTGGAGACGCGCGCGAGGTCGACGTGGCGTCGCCGCGTGAGGTCCAG is a genomic window of Streptomyces griseochromogenes containing:
- a CDS encoding LLM class flavin-dependent oxidoreductase, with the translated sequence MSLTFHWFLPTNGDSRHVVGGGHGTPATVSSRDRPPTVAYLSQIARAAEDLGFVGALTPTGAWCEDAWLTTAMVSQNSERLKFLVAFRPGSVSPTLAAQMASTFQRQTGGRLLLNVVTGGESREQRAYGDFLDKDDRYRRTGEFLHIVRDLWQGKNVDLRGERLRVEDAKLSRVPDPVPEVYFGGSSPIALEIAARYADVYLTWGEPPAQVAGKTARIGDLAARHGRTLRFGIRLHVITRDTAEQAWAEAGRLLDGFDSATVRSVQEGLARSESEGQRRMLALHGGSREGLEIHPNLWAGIGLVRGGAGTALVGSHDEVAERIKEYHALGIDEFVLSGYPHLEEAYWFGEGVLPRLAAQGLWRHPGGKPDTLRAEVPFAY
- a CDS encoding aldehyde dehydrogenase family protein; the protein is MAFASDSTRPWARADPSVPTSEASVNHPTPEQPADVVARLRATFRTGRTKPVEWRTGQLRRLRAMLTENGADLATALHADLGKSSAEAYRTEIDFTVREIDHTLDHLDEWLRPESAPVPAHLGADAAAWTQYDPLGVVLVIAPWNYPAQLLLAPMVGALASGNAVVAKPSELAPATSAALAGLIPAYLDTDAVAVVEGGVPETTALLAERFDHIFYTGNGAVGRIVMRAAAEHLTPVALELGGKSPVFVDRGTDLDVVADRLARGKFLNAGQTCVAPDYVLADPETAAALEAALVRVVQAVFGTDPQTSPEYGRIVNERHFDRLCALLGSGRVAVGGGSDRADKYIAPTVLADVDPKSPVMREEIFGPILPIVTVSGLDEAIAFINDRDKPLALYVFTESEETRGRIAAETSSGGLGYGLPLAHLTVSDLPFGGVGESGMGSYHGRYSIETFSHRKAVLAKPLN
- a CDS encoding RNA polymerase sigma factor; translated protein: MAEAPGIEGVFRAEYGRAVAVLVRFLGDIGLAEEAVQDAFATAMAKWPETGVPPSPAGWIITTARNRAVDRLRRESSRDARHAEAARLYAPDAPPEEGPVPDDRLRLIFTCCHPALAPQSRVALTLRLLGGLSTSQIARAFLVPEPTLAQRLVRAKAKIRDAGIPYRVPRDADLPDRLGGVLAVLYLIFNEGYTGDPALCTEAVRLGRLLAELMPDEPEVTGLLALMLLIEARRPARQDADGVLVPLSEQDRGLWDRSLIEEGQDLVRRCLRRDRPGPYQIQAAINAVHSDAPTAAATDWGQILLLYDQLTALAPTPVVALNRAVAVAEAEGPAKALELVDSLDLPRYHVLHAVRADLLRRLDRPAEAAGEYARAADLAASAAERAYLDRRRRDLDHRTT
- a CDS encoding acyl-CoA dehydrogenase family protein, with the translated sequence MTISAHPLVTRARRLAAELLLPEAERVDQEGVPVSHIEAVKRSGLLGVVAPVAYGGSGAPPAVLRETAEILAGACCSTWFVQTQHHTPVQTLTQSGLPVRERLLGPLSRGELLSGVAYAHLRSYPRVPVRVRRAGDGWRFDGTVPWYTGWGLNDVMLLAGTTDAGEVLFAFTEAREQPGLRASAPMRLAALTAARTVSLELDGLRVPEEAVALRAPYETWAPRDRARTLNATPAVFGVAEAALALLDEEPAAPLLARLADVRRRAYALADHPVPHERTEERLAVRAEAYDVLGAATTAAVVAGGGRAMALTSRAQRLAREGLFLLVQGQTAETRRAHLRALALGAGGA
- a CDS encoding putative leader peptide, giving the protein MTMRLDLTRRRHVDLARVSSASCRAMA
- a CDS encoding YciI family protein yields the protein MKHYLLSVVQPTGGQPPAPDALAEIMRNVEAFNDELRAAGAWVFAGGLHGPETATVLRPEDGDVLITDGPFAEGKEYLGGLCLIRAADLDEALEWGRKAALATTLPIEVRPFVDQH
- a CDS encoding HXXEE domain-containing protein, yielding MTRDPHDVGASVTFGLLAAWAVHDAEEVVMVPRWVRTQVPELRKKFPRVPETAWRQLEAVDGREFTTAVAAMAVVLAACAADGQRTGGRSAVYQTALNAFGLHGVVHLAQAAAFRGYTPGSVTTPLVVLPFTLWARGRLRRAGVLRPARPRDVVQGLAFATAAAVGTHAVARRVLRRG